In Paraburkholderia aromaticivorans, a single window of DNA contains:
- a CDS encoding IS256 family transposase encodes MTPGDELIQQGARQIIQQAIEAELATLLEQYGNVKTLDGRRAVVRNGYLPEREVVTAIGPVPVKVPKVRDRSGSGVKFNSNIVPPYIRKSPRVSAALPWLYLRGVSTGNMSEALSVLLGEQAKGLSPNVVSRLKAQWAEEHLLWNRRDLADARWVYWWADGIHTGLRSDDSEGQCLLVIIGVKPDGTKERVAIADGYRESKDAWRDVLLDLKARGLQGGPMLASGDGAMGLWAALAEVFPQTRHQRCWFHKTGNVLNALPKSQHSRAKEGLQEIWQAATREDALAAFNRFVDVYSAKYPKAAGKLTNDRNELLAFYDFPGEHWQHLRTTNPIESTFATVRHRTTRTRNCVSRATFLGLAFKLIESAEQSWRRIRAPEKIASLLEGIPFKDGVPVTDSTPAQQPLAA; translated from the coding sequence CTGACGCCGGGGGATGAGCTGATCCAGCAAGGCGCGCGACAGATCATCCAGCAGGCGATCGAGGCAGAATTGGCAACATTGCTCGAACAGTACGGGAACGTGAAGACACTCGACGGCCGGCGCGCCGTGGTGCGCAACGGCTATCTGCCGGAGCGTGAGGTCGTCACGGCGATCGGTCCGGTCCCAGTCAAAGTGCCGAAGGTACGCGACCGCTCAGGCTCGGGCGTGAAGTTCAATTCGAACATTGTGCCGCCCTACATCCGCAAGTCACCACGGGTGTCGGCGGCGCTGCCGTGGCTCTACCTGCGCGGCGTGTCGACCGGCAACATGAGTGAGGCGCTCAGCGTGCTGCTGGGCGAGCAGGCGAAAGGGCTTTCGCCGAACGTAGTCAGCCGCCTGAAGGCGCAATGGGCCGAGGAGCACCTGTTATGGAACCGACGCGACCTAGCAGACGCGCGCTGGGTCTACTGGTGGGCTGACGGCATTCATACCGGACTGCGCAGCGACGATTCCGAGGGCCAGTGCCTGCTGGTGATCATCGGCGTGAAGCCGGACGGAACGAAGGAGCGCGTGGCGATCGCCGACGGCTATCGCGAATCGAAGGACGCGTGGCGCGACGTGTTGCTTGATCTGAAGGCGCGTGGCCTGCAAGGCGGCCCGATGCTGGCAAGCGGGGACGGTGCCATGGGGTTGTGGGCAGCATTGGCCGAAGTGTTCCCGCAGACGCGGCACCAGCGCTGCTGGTTTCACAAGACCGGCAACGTGCTCAACGCATTACCGAAATCGCAGCACAGCCGGGCCAAGGAAGGACTACAGGAAATCTGGCAAGCCGCCACGCGCGAAGACGCGCTCGCGGCCTTCAACCGTTTCGTCGACGTCTATTCGGCCAAATATCCGAAAGCCGCCGGGAAGCTCACAAACGATCGCAATGAGTTGCTGGCCTTCTACGATTTTCCCGGGGAGCACTGGCAGCACTTGCGGACCACAAACCCCATTGAATCGACGTTTGCAACCGTCCGGCATCGCACGACGCGCACGCGCAATTGTGTTTCGCGAGCGACCTTTCTCGGTCTGGCATTCAAGCTGATCGAGTCGGCCGAGCAATCGTGGCGACGCATTCGCGCACCAGAGAAGATCGCCTCGCTGCTTGAAGGAATCCCTTTCAAGGATGGCGTACCGGTGACCGACAGCACACCGGCCCAGCAACCGTTGGCCGCCTGA
- a CDS encoding LodA/GoxA family CTQ-dependent oxidase, with product MATLQKVQIFPAIGIARIGNSSEWYLGPELPFPAEPGAPPGDTYKDAACRIKKQAQRFRLWGFFSDGTGRELTLADGDITWTVHLVNAKPSLNSEGIIDGGVQTLDGAGATATFTGSFAAVQVPLGDAETDGEGRLIVRGGYGKSENPTDPSSQPNFPTTPGWYDDVSDGPITAQIKFGGTTFTAVNGAWVICPPPRYAPTSYSITTLYDTLRQLAITQGQLPAPGQPSFANDVYPILKRALDMRFVTAFAFGTGDHDTLTVFAPPGGAGDTLANRQAVYAKLRPGGDMPLLNDGGGTTSQLRDFQHGFIQQWSEGQVTPDWPPVAPTDIDPDGLTRAALENCVGAAFFPGIEAGGISNTLQITALKFAEPFRLDPSQVQPGDVTKGMARPWQGDFMLCSGPESDAQNDQASWWPAARPIGIYPYDDPTNKRLWTLGVASSMSDMVANWHQLGFIVDNGSGKRVETEKTNVCKGCFFINNRPEISKDEAQALITAGQHIEDAFYVVVQGLAPSDLSITTPNPSSAQLAAWSAQVANPVAGTMTISPFDMDLENSSDLNQVQRITFGYNVAFASTAAFTAEDVPVTLTASIHGLSTTTIVDLTTRQHPYMVAGATTWLSADTRVFKLQPNGKFAHQTLQNDPNAFIKAVIDSLRGSQQAGSWFDNLPADEAGAQLEWSQTLNGQPVFNFAICRVRYRSALNPAPDVRVFFRLFPAMTTSTDFQSATTYRTGGQPGTKIPLLGIVGGEVATIPFFAEARRPAGDNLNLQPDPKNVDTLKANAGGNETYSYFGCWLDINQPGDKRFPIHPAPENGGPFTGPDPLQSIADLIRGTHQCLVAEINFDLDPIAIGATTASSDKLAQRNLSIDHSDNPGAADTHRVQHSFSIRPTTMTPAPKQGPDELMIHWGTAPLGTAATLYLPGVSAAEIMRLADRLYTRNRLKAVGENSIQLDVTGGVSYIPVPTGGADLAGLLTLDLPETVRKGQVFRVIVDQVIDSPPARPRRGAVDVPPAAPNERFATAGLSSGSGQPSQATEAIIVRPRDARHIVGTFQFSVLVQTRDEILPIVERTLGNLHRVIGTIPHENRWYPVMKRYLAQVAGRVKALGGGGERGPGGDDDEHRHRHEGHGPCEPEHPDGRRHFEGKIAGIRFDGFGDFEGFWLQTKDGLREFSTRQHEMLTIANKAWREHISVMVVVEAREPKEPISFILLRVPDN from the coding sequence ATGGCAACCCTGCAGAAAGTTCAAATATTTCCCGCGATTGGCATCGCCCGTATTGGCAACAGTTCAGAGTGGTATCTGGGACCGGAGCTTCCCTTCCCAGCGGAGCCTGGCGCGCCTCCCGGCGACACGTACAAGGACGCAGCCTGTCGCATAAAAAAGCAGGCGCAGCGTTTTCGGTTGTGGGGGTTCTTTTCTGACGGAACAGGGCGTGAACTCACGCTTGCCGATGGCGACATTACGTGGACAGTCCATCTCGTCAACGCAAAGCCGTCGCTCAATAGCGAAGGCATCATCGATGGCGGCGTGCAGACGCTTGACGGAGCCGGCGCTACCGCAACTTTCACGGGATCCTTTGCTGCCGTTCAGGTACCTCTGGGCGACGCCGAAACCGATGGTGAGGGTCGCCTCATCGTACGAGGCGGCTATGGAAAGAGCGAGAATCCAACCGACCCTTCTTCACAACCTAATTTTCCCACCACGCCCGGCTGGTATGACGACGTCTCTGACGGGCCGATCACCGCGCAGATCAAGTTCGGCGGCACAACCTTTACAGCCGTCAATGGCGCTTGGGTAATTTGCCCGCCTCCACGGTACGCGCCGACAAGCTATTCGATCACGACGCTGTATGACACGCTACGCCAATTGGCAATTACTCAAGGCCAGTTGCCGGCACCGGGCCAACCCTCGTTCGCGAACGATGTCTATCCAATCCTCAAGCGCGCGCTGGATATGCGCTTCGTAACGGCGTTCGCATTTGGCACTGGCGACCACGATACGCTTACAGTGTTCGCGCCTCCTGGTGGCGCAGGCGACACGCTCGCAAACAGGCAAGCGGTCTACGCGAAGCTCCGACCGGGAGGTGACATGCCGCTGCTCAATGACGGAGGTGGGACCACGTCGCAGTTGCGCGACTTCCAGCATGGATTCATCCAGCAATGGAGCGAGGGCCAGGTGACGCCCGATTGGCCGCCTGTCGCACCGACTGACATTGACCCGGACGGACTTACGCGAGCTGCGCTAGAGAATTGCGTCGGCGCGGCGTTTTTTCCAGGCATCGAGGCTGGAGGCATATCGAACACACTGCAGATCACGGCTCTGAAGTTTGCGGAACCGTTCAGGCTTGATCCATCGCAGGTGCAGCCCGGCGATGTCACGAAGGGCATGGCGAGACCGTGGCAAGGCGACTTCATGTTGTGCAGCGGTCCTGAGTCTGATGCACAGAATGACCAGGCTTCGTGGTGGCCAGCCGCGCGACCTATCGGAATCTACCCCTATGACGACCCGACCAACAAGCGCCTATGGACGCTTGGGGTCGCTTCCAGCATGTCGGACATGGTCGCTAACTGGCACCAGCTCGGATTCATTGTCGACAACGGGTCGGGTAAACGGGTCGAGACAGAAAAGACCAATGTCTGCAAGGGTTGCTTCTTCATCAATAACCGTCCCGAAATCAGCAAGGATGAAGCGCAGGCGCTCATTACCGCTGGTCAGCACATCGAGGACGCGTTCTATGTCGTGGTGCAGGGACTGGCTCCGTCCGATCTGTCGATCACGACGCCCAACCCGAGTTCCGCGCAGCTCGCCGCGTGGTCGGCACAAGTTGCTAATCCGGTCGCAGGGACGATGACGATTAGCCCCTTCGACATGGATCTCGAGAACAGCAGCGACCTCAATCAGGTCCAGCGGATCACCTTCGGCTATAACGTGGCATTTGCCAGCACGGCCGCATTTACCGCCGAGGATGTGCCGGTGACACTGACCGCCTCGATTCACGGGCTGTCGACCACGACGATCGTCGATTTGACGACGCGTCAGCACCCGTACATGGTGGCTGGTGCGACGACCTGGCTGAGTGCGGATACACGAGTGTTCAAGCTGCAACCCAACGGAAAGTTCGCCCATCAAACGTTGCAAAATGATCCGAACGCTTTCATCAAGGCGGTCATTGACAGTCTGCGCGGATCCCAGCAGGCCGGCTCATGGTTCGATAATCTGCCAGCAGACGAGGCGGGCGCACAGCTCGAATGGTCGCAGACCCTGAACGGTCAGCCTGTATTCAACTTCGCCATCTGCAGGGTCAGATATCGGTCTGCCCTGAATCCTGCGCCCGACGTGCGGGTTTTCTTCAGGCTCTTCCCGGCCATGACAACCAGTACCGACTTCCAGTCGGCAACAACGTACAGAACGGGAGGACAACCTGGTACCAAGATTCCGTTGCTGGGAATCGTAGGCGGCGAGGTCGCGACGATCCCATTTTTTGCAGAAGCGCGTCGGCCTGCAGGCGACAATCTGAACCTGCAACCGGACCCAAAGAATGTCGACACGCTGAAGGCCAATGCTGGGGGCAACGAAACCTACAGCTACTTCGGATGCTGGTTAGACATCAATCAGCCCGGAGACAAGCGCTTCCCTATTCATCCTGCGCCGGAAAATGGCGGCCCGTTCACCGGTCCCGATCCGCTGCAGTCAATTGCCGATTTGATTCGTGGCACGCACCAGTGTCTGGTCGCCGAGATCAATTTCGATCTTGATCCCATTGCCATCGGGGCCACGACGGCGTCGTCGGACAAGCTTGCGCAGCGCAATCTATCGATTGACCATTCCGACAATCCAGGGGCGGCCGACACCCATCGAGTGCAGCATAGCTTCTCGATCAGGCCGACGACCATGACTCCGGCGCCGAAACAGGGTCCGGACGAGCTGATGATCCATTGGGGCACGGCGCCTCTTGGTACGGCGGCAACACTTTATTTGCCGGGCGTTAGTGCAGCCGAGATTATGCGTCTCGCCGACCGCCTATACACGCGTAACAGATTAAAGGCAGTCGGTGAGAACAGCATCCAGCTAGATGTAACAGGAGGGGTGAGTTATATCCCCGTGCCGACCGGAGGTGCCGACCTCGCTGGCCTTCTGACTCTTGACCTTCCAGAGACGGTGCGCAAAGGGCAGGTGTTCCGCGTCATCGTGGATCAGGTTATCGATTCGCCACCCGCTCGGCCACGGCGCGGCGCAGTTGATGTGCCACCGGCCGCGCCCAACGAACGTTTTGCCACTGCTGGGTTGAGCAGTGGGAGCGGCCAGCCATCGCAGGCCACGGAGGCGATCATCGTCAGACCTCGCGATGCGAGACATATCGTCGGAACGTTCCAGTTCTCCGTGCTGGTGCAGACTCGTGATGAGATTCTGCCGATCGTCGAGCGCACACTGGGCAACCTGCATCGTGTTATCGGAACAATCCCACACGAGAATCGCTGGTACCCTGTTATGAAGCGCTACCTGGCCCAGGTCGCGGGGCGGGTCAAGGCGCTTGGCGGCGGTGGAGAACGTGGGCCAGGCGGGGACGATGACGAACACCGGCACAGGCACGAGGGTCACGGACCGTGCGAGCCGGAGCATCCAGATGGTCGCCGGCATTTTGAAGGGAAGATTGCGGGCATCCGTTTTGACGGTTTCGGGGACTTTGAGGGATTCTGGCTCCAGACAAAGGACGGGCTGCGGGAGTTTTCAACACGGCAGCATGAAATGCTCACGATCGCCAACAAGGCTTGGAGAGAGCACATTTCAGTGATGGTGGTCGTCGAAGCTCGAGAGCCCAAAGAACCGATTTCATTCATATTGCTTAGAGTGCCGGACAATTGA